In one window of Nocardia brasiliensis DNA:
- a CDS encoding P-loop NTPase fold protein codes for MAKAWNGSVDRVLDHVVVLCRKVAHEIVIRRELQWCMETTGITLSGGMASDLVDPNDGLPLPSDQLGFAPYVSMLATVIADRTTSLPLSIGVFGEWGSGKSTFMAMPHERIRLLAGSDATYCAHIAQIGFNSWHYADTNLWASFGDEIFRRLAGPDIDPKEQAKQIRREIAAHLGQRDQLTLATQQATATRLRAAVDRATANRETTSSCIRG; via the coding sequence GTGGCCAAAGCATGGAACGGCAGCGTGGATCGGGTTCTCGACCATGTGGTCGTCCTCTGCCGAAAAGTGGCACATGAGATAGTCATCCGTCGCGAGCTCCAGTGGTGTATGGAAACGACCGGAATAACCCTGTCCGGCGGTATGGCCAGCGATCTCGTCGACCCGAATGACGGACTTCCGCTGCCGAGTGACCAACTGGGCTTCGCGCCCTATGTCAGCATGCTCGCCACGGTTATCGCGGATCGGACCACGTCGTTGCCGCTCTCGATCGGGGTGTTCGGGGAATGGGGTTCGGGCAAAAGCACATTCATGGCGATGCCGCATGAGCGAATTCGCCTGCTCGCCGGTTCCGACGCGACGTACTGTGCACACATTGCACAAATCGGGTTCAACTCCTGGCATTACGCGGACACCAATCTATGGGCGAGCTTCGGCGACGAGATCTTCCGCCGGCTCGCGGGCCCGGACATCGACCCGAAGGAGCAGGCGAAGCAAATTCGCCGGGAAATCGCCGCGCATCTCGGTCAACGAGACCAACTGACCCTCGCCACACAGCAGGCAACGGCGACCCGACTACGCGCCGCAGTGGACCGCGCCACCGCCAACCGAGAAACCACCTCCAGCTGTATCAGGGGCTGA